A portion of the Paenibacillus marchantiae genome contains these proteins:
- a CDS encoding aldo/keto reductase — MVAALDAGISHLNTADFYSSGHNEMLIGEALKGSQREKAFLAVKFGALVALDGFMYGLEVRPQHIKNYLAYTLKRLNVEYIDLYQSGLWMSNLLKVT; from the coding sequence GTGGTTGCCGCGTTGGATGCTGGAATTTCTCATTTAAATACGGCTGATTTTTATAGCAGCGGACATAATGAAATGCTTATTGGTGAGGCACTTAAAGGCAGCCAAAGAGAGAAGGCTTTTTTAGCTGTAAAGTTTGGAGCATTAGTGGCGCTAGACGGATTCATGTACGGCCTGGAAGTTAGGCCTCAACATATAAAAAATTATCTGGCCTACACGCTAAAACGGTTAAACGTAGAATATATCGATCTTTATCAATCCGGTCTCTGGATGTCCAATTTATTAAAAGTGACCTGA
- a CDS encoding ABC transporter ATP-binding protein, protein MTIHSTEKLILLQQQKWAEKDILFEMTCDRTPEGHFLDTYIALSQHEMLIATSLKEPDHEKTFKGYSIPVKSYPRQDPQEEGKWSVQTLKISGIESVFIVNLVASGMLVMKAPDERIIAAFTNGLMSKASRLAAIFTKLKKQEEVDSELLKDDEANASCPKCGRIYPEEGREICPKCMKKSALILRLLSFAKPYRASLLLIIVLMLLNSVTGLVIPYLTGTALFDQALKGEGYFGGQVGLVILLVIIFRTLSLLFGVFFGIINARLAANIVFDIKSVIFTAMQRLSLNFFKRKQTGQLMTRVNYDAAELQIFFIDVLSYFVVNVMNIIGITVILLVLDWKLTLLCFLPMPIVIFLARQVFPKLSRLSWRMNRQVSSLNSIISDSIKGVRVVKAFGMEHKEMQRFQQANANFSGSEQNYNRLSGTIFPVLNGLTQMGGMLIWGFGGWMILKGEISFGLMLTFVNYMYMLYGPIEFMNNIVGWWSRCMTASQRLFEIVDASPDVKEKENAIRIPVMKGDIQVSNVVFGYEPNKSNLKNVTLQVKAGQMIGVVGQSGAGKSTLVNLISRLYDVNEGAITIDGVNVKDLAAESLRSNIGIVSQDVYVLSGSIAENIAYAKPDCSVMDIVHAAKIANAHDFIEKLPDGYDTIVGTGGYNLSGGEKQRLSIARAILHNPIILILDEATASLDTETELQIQEALDKLIKGRTTIAIAHRLSTLRNADYLVVMDQGKVVEEGTHESLMSTEGAYYQLVKKHDEALKISEVISA, encoded by the coding sequence ATGACTATTCATTCTACAGAAAAATTAATATTGCTGCAGCAGCAGAAATGGGCGGAGAAGGATATCCTGTTCGAAATGACATGTGATCGTACGCCAGAGGGGCATTTTCTCGATACATACATAGCCTTGTCCCAGCATGAAATGCTTATTGCAACAAGTCTCAAGGAACCGGATCACGAAAAGACCTTTAAGGGCTATTCGATCCCTGTCAAAAGTTATCCACGTCAGGATCCGCAGGAGGAGGGGAAATGGTCGGTTCAAACGTTGAAAATCAGTGGAATTGAATCCGTTTTCATTGTGAACCTTGTTGCATCCGGGATGCTTGTAATGAAGGCTCCAGACGAGCGAATCATAGCGGCGTTCACGAATGGACTGATGAGCAAGGCATCCAGGCTGGCAGCAATCTTTACGAAGCTGAAAAAGCAGGAGGAGGTGGACAGCGAGTTACTGAAGGATGATGAGGCAAATGCCTCTTGTCCCAAATGCGGGAGGATTTACCCGGAAGAAGGTCGAGAGATTTGCCCGAAATGCATGAAGAAAAGCGCATTGATCCTCCGGCTGCTATCGTTTGCCAAGCCCTATAGAGCCTCTTTGCTGCTCATTATTGTGTTGATGCTTTTAAATTCCGTGACTGGGCTTGTCATTCCATATTTGACGGGTACGGCCTTATTTGATCAGGCGCTAAAAGGCGAAGGATATTTTGGCGGACAGGTAGGGCTAGTCATCTTGCTAGTCATTATTTTTCGCACTTTATCTCTATTATTTGGTGTCTTCTTCGGAATCATCAATGCGAGGCTGGCCGCAAACATTGTTTTTGATATAAAATCTGTCATTTTTACTGCAATGCAGCGCTTATCACTAAACTTTTTCAAGCGGAAGCAGACCGGACAGCTGATGACCAGAGTTAATTACGACGCCGCTGAACTGCAAATATTTTTCATTGATGTACTGTCCTATTTTGTTGTGAATGTAATGAATATCATCGGCATTACCGTCATTTTGCTGGTATTGGACTGGAAGCTCACACTGCTATGTTTTTTGCCGATGCCGATTGTTATTTTTCTGGCACGCCAAGTATTCCCCAAGTTGTCGAGGCTATCATGGCGGATGAACCGCCAGGTATCATCATTGAACTCCATTATTAGTGACTCGATCAAAGGTGTCCGTGTCGTCAAGGCATTTGGCATGGAGCACAAAGAAATGCAGCGCTTCCAGCAGGCAAATGCGAACTTCTCCGGCTCGGAGCAAAATTATAACCGTTTGAGCGGTACGATCTTTCCAGTACTTAATGGGCTGACTCAAATGGGAGGTATGCTCATCTGGGGATTTGGAGGGTGGATGATACTCAAGGGTGAAATTTCGTTCGGGCTTATGCTGACCTTTGTCAATTATATGTATATGTTATATGGGCCCATTGAGTTTATGAACAATATTGTAGGCTGGTGGTCGCGTTGCATGACGGCTTCGCAGCGATTATTTGAAATTGTGGACGCAAGCCCTGATGTGAAGGAGAAGGAGAATGCGATTCGGATTCCAGTCATGAAGGGAGATATTCAAGTATCAAATGTTGTATTTGGCTATGAGCCGAATAAATCGAATCTGAAGAATGTTACGCTGCAGGTGAAGGCAGGACAAATGATTGGCGTCGTCGGACAATCTGGAGCAGGAAAATCAACTCTCGTCAACCTCATTTCCCGGCTATACGATGTGAATGAAGGTGCAATTACGATCGACGGAGTAAATGTGAAGGATTTGGCTGCTGAATCGTTGCGCTCCAATATCGGAATCGTATCGCAGGATGTGTACGTGCTATCAGGCAGTATTGCTGAAAATATTGCCTATGCCAAGCCGGATTGCAGTGTCATGGATATCGTTCATGCGGCGAAAATAGCCAACGCCCATGATTTTATTGAGAAGCTGCCGGACGGCTACGATACGATCGTGGGTACGGGCGGATACAATCTGTCAGGTGGTGAAAAGCAACGCCTCTCCATTGCGAGGGCAATTCTGCATAACCCAATAATACTGATTCTAGATGAAGCGACAGCTTCTCTGGATACGGAGACCGAGCTGCAAATCCAAGAGGCGCTGGATAAACTTATCAAGGGACGTACAACGATTGCCATTGCGCATCGGCTCTCCACGCTTCGCAATGCCGACTATCTGGTCGTGATGGATCAGGGCAAGGTTGTGGAAGAAGGAACACATGAATCGCTAATGAGTACCGAGGGCGCTTATTATCAATTGGTGAAAAAGCATGATGAAGCATTAAAAATAAGCGAGGTGATTTCAGCATGA
- a CDS encoding VOC family protein, translating into MSQEIWINLPVKDVEKSTAFFNEIGFHAVSVGNERAQLSIGQTTILLFPESTFEKFTGSKTADTSNSAEVIFSIGAESREKVDTFIQKVESAGGSIFGKPSEIDGWMYGAGFADLDGHRWNLLYMDESKMPK; encoded by the coding sequence ATGTCACAGGAGATCTGGATTAACCTGCCTGTCAAAGATGTTGAGAAGTCAACTGCCTTTTTCAATGAAATTGGATTCCATGCGGTGAGCGTTGGGAACGAGAGAGCCCAGCTTTCCATAGGTCAAACAACGATTTTGCTGTTCCCGGAGTCGACGTTTGAGAAATTCACAGGTTCAAAAACAGCAGATACTTCCAATAGCGCTGAAGTAATATTTTCCATTGGCGCTGAAAGCAGAGAAAAAGTAGATACCTTTATTCAAAAAGTAGAGTCTGCCGGAGGAAGCATCTTTGGCAAACCGAGTGAAATCGACGGCTGGATGTACGGCGCAGGATTTGCCGACCTGGACGGTCACCGCTGGAACCTGCTTTACATGGATGAGAGCAAAATGCCGAAATAA
- a CDS encoding ABC transporter permease, with the protein MGAKVTRKRVRTRWRKHDTELTLLVLPTTIWYILFSFLPMFGVIIAFKNFKIHGNFLSNVINSDWIGFKNFEFLFSSNDVWIVIRNTIGYNMIFIILGIIVPVSLALMVGQLHSRKAAKIYQTMMFLPYFLSWVVVSAVLWAFLSYDKGIANQVLTHFNQDPKNWYMEPSYWPYLLVFMNMWKGLGYGMVVYLATITSMDSTYYEAAVIDGASKWQQTRYITLPLMKFVIVLMFILSVGGIFSTDFGLFFQVPRDSNSLYNVTTTVDVLVYKQLKTATVGMASASAFMQSVLGCGMILFANWVVRKVDPESALI; encoded by the coding sequence ATGGGAGCAAAAGTCACCCGCAAAAGAGTACGAACACGCTGGCGCAAGCATGATACCGAGCTCACGCTGCTCGTGCTTCCGACCACAATCTGGTACATTTTGTTCAGCTTCTTGCCGATGTTCGGTGTCATTATCGCTTTTAAGAATTTCAAGATTCACGGGAATTTTCTCAGTAATGTTATAAACAGCGACTGGATTGGGTTCAAAAACTTTGAATTCCTGTTCAGTTCGAACGACGTCTGGATCGTAATTCGCAATACAATCGGTTACAACATGATTTTTATTATTCTGGGTATCATCGTGCCTGTGTCACTTGCATTGATGGTTGGACAGCTGCACAGCCGCAAGGCAGCCAAGATCTATCAGACGATGATGTTTCTCCCGTATTTCCTATCTTGGGTTGTCGTTTCCGCGGTGCTTTGGGCATTCTTGAGCTATGACAAGGGGATTGCCAATCAAGTTCTGACCCATTTCAACCAGGATCCAAAAAATTGGTACATGGAACCATCGTATTGGCCTTATCTCCTTGTGTTTATGAACATGTGGAAGGGTCTCGGCTATGGGATGGTTGTCTACTTGGCGACAATCACAAGCATGGATTCAACGTATTACGAAGCCGCCGTCATTGATGGTGCCAGTAAGTGGCAGCAGACACGGTATATTACGCTGCCTTTAATGAAATTTGTTATCGTGCTGATGTTTATCCTGTCAGTCGGAGGCATCTTTTCCACGGATTTTGGTTTGTTCTTCCAAGTGCCGCGGGACTCCAATTCTCTCTACAACGTGACCACGACGGTCGATGTGCTTGTGTACAAACAACTCAAAACCGCGACAGTCGGGATGGCGTCCGCCTCTGCCTTCATGCAATCTGTACTGGGCTGCGGAATGATCCTATTCGCGAACTGGGTCGTTCGCAAAGTTGATCCAGAAAGCGCACTGATTTAG
- a CDS encoding GNAT family N-acetyltransferase: MKEKNIKKQNRNYSLRGVKMVSHQLLTHDTILELLPHINTEQNLLFYSYLTQRKDKAQYVGQFTNSQLTAVLAYFSELSFPAFSFFRVEDRDIFFPELIAFTRETIQLDESAVCGTILCQQDLELFQSFGLIKGIPQRFLTMKHQDESKLLESNIAKRINENDYSKVIDFLHSGEMRFFTRSELVDYPFLGIKESEDFIAVGGYHFYDSQLVELGNIVTRLDYRGRGLAKRLTSELTHLGKKLSPDVYLGVLANNLPAVRLYEGLGYQTTTELSIVNFTLSTTKI; the protein is encoded by the coding sequence TTGAAAGAAAAAAATATAAAAAAACAGAATAGAAATTATAGTTTGAGAGGTGTTAAAATGGTTTCGCATCAATTGCTTACTCACGATACAATTCTTGAATTATTGCCCCACATTAATACAGAACAGAATTTGCTTTTTTATAGTTATTTAACGCAACGTAAGGATAAGGCTCAATATGTTGGTCAATTTACGAATAGTCAACTTACAGCCGTATTAGCTTATTTTAGCGAACTATCCTTTCCTGCATTTTCTTTCTTCCGAGTTGAAGATCGTGATATCTTTTTTCCAGAACTCATTGCTTTTACAAGAGAAACGATCCAACTTGACGAAAGTGCTGTATGTGGCACGATACTCTGTCAACAGGACCTTGAACTTTTTCAATCCTTCGGTCTCATCAAAGGAATTCCTCAACGTTTTTTAACTATGAAACATCAGGATGAATCGAAACTCCTTGAATCTAACATTGCAAAAAGGATAAATGAAAATGATTATTCTAAGGTAATTGATTTTTTACATAGTGGGGAAATGAGGTTTTTCACAAGGAGTGAGTTAGTGGATTATCCTTTTCTTGGAATTAAGGAAAGTGAAGATTTCATAGCTGTGGGCGGATACCATTTTTATGACTCTCAGCTAGTAGAGCTTGGGAACATTGTTACCAGGTTAGATTACAGAGGAAGAGGATTAGCTAAACGCCTAACAAGTGAATTGACACACCTCGGTAAAAAACTGTCACCAGATGTCTATCTGGGTGTATTAGCAAATAACTTGCCTGCTGTTCGCTTATATGAAGGCTTGGGGTATCAAACAACAACGGAACTTTCTATTGTGAATTTTACTTTATCCACGACAAAAATATAG
- a CDS encoding cysteine hydrolase family protein, giving the protein MIYKPALLIIDVQIGSFMNPLFIHNSEKLLDNIKQLITWAHISKIPVILTQHNGKLGTLTSKKSSGWSLHPALPLIAQDVKIEKDFPDSFQDTTLESHLNQLDVNQLIVAGIQTEICVDATCRRAFSLGYDVILAKDGHSTADSSFLIADQIITHHNILLQNWFVSLSDTQDIIMSISR; this is encoded by the coding sequence ATGATCTACAAGCCAGCATTATTGATCATAGATGTACAAATCGGATCATTTATGAATCCTCTCTTTATACATAACAGTGAAAAATTATTAGATAATATCAAACAACTTATTACGTGGGCCCACATAAGTAAGATTCCAGTCATACTTACGCAGCATAATGGGAAATTAGGGACGCTAACCTCAAAAAAATCCTCAGGGTGGAGTCTTCATCCCGCCTTACCCTTGATCGCTCAAGATGTGAAAATTGAAAAGGACTTTCCAGATTCATTTCAAGATACCACCCTTGAATCACATTTAAATCAGCTAGACGTTAATCAACTGATTGTCGCAGGAATTCAGACTGAGATATGTGTTGATGCTACATGTCGTAGAGCATTTAGCTTAGGATATGATGTTATTTTAGCCAAAGATGGTCACAGTACTGCGGACTCTTCCTTTTTAATTGCAGATCAAATCATTACACATCATAATATCCTTCTACAAAACTGGTTTGTTTCTTTAAGCGATACCCAGGATATCATAATGTCGATTTCACGATGA
- a CDS encoding MFS transporter, whose translation MLTKSFHRLWLSQALSTLGDIWYILALVVTLYHLSGSATVTALYPLLRVAGMTIGSIAAPLIVRKLRLNRLLASSLGGQTIGLALLTIYMFLMGKDNPNIAILIGMVFGISILEGVAGPVRSSLVALTVPEASLLKANSVLVGIVQSCSLAGWAFGSMTVSWLGASQVLLLSTMLLGGAWLSSSMIYETRNSTHQTPVGSWRRSLQDGWQNYFRLPQLRVLLWMDVWEGLFRGAFAGALLLVFVGERLHVGEVWWGWMNGANLGGFVLISILMSRLSNGNWNLGGMLAVGSGCVAALTLAFSFSTSPLVTLFIMFAIGASQAIKDLAERTSYQTSVPASELPPLFAAQSSLTSILYGVSLLLSGWLADTVGIQTLYIYASIGFSLSFIGALTYRMNGLKVNRYIDTEETVS comes from the coding sequence ATGCTTACAAAATCATTTCATAGACTCTGGCTTAGTCAGGCTCTATCTACTTTAGGAGACATCTGGTACATTTTGGCGCTTGTCGTCACGCTTTACCATCTATCTGGTTCTGCTACCGTAACGGCTTTGTATCCCCTACTTAGAGTTGCTGGTATGACAATCGGCAGCATCGCGGCTCCTCTTATCGTGCGTAAGTTGCGCTTGAACCGCTTACTTGCATCTAGTCTTGGAGGGCAAACTATTGGCTTGGCATTGCTCACCATATATATGTTTCTAATGGGCAAAGACAATCCTAATATTGCTATATTGATCGGAATGGTTTTTGGGATATCAATTCTGGAGGGGGTAGCGGGCCCAGTAAGATCTTCTCTTGTTGCTCTAACCGTGCCTGAAGCATCGTTGCTTAAAGCGAACAGCGTGCTAGTGGGTATTGTACAGTCATGTTCTCTGGCCGGATGGGCGTTCGGATCCATGACAGTCAGTTGGCTTGGTGCAAGTCAAGTGCTGCTCCTTTCTACAATGTTATTAGGCGGTGCTTGGTTATCATCCTCCATGATATACGAAACCAGAAACAGCACACACCAAACACCAGTGGGTTCTTGGAGACGATCGCTTCAAGATGGATGGCAGAATTATTTTAGGTTACCGCAGTTACGTGTTTTGTTATGGATGGATGTATGGGAAGGCTTATTTAGAGGTGCATTCGCAGGGGCGCTATTGCTCGTGTTCGTAGGAGAACGACTACATGTGGGTGAAGTATGGTGGGGATGGATGAATGGCGCCAATTTAGGTGGATTCGTTCTCATTAGCATTCTTATGAGCCGTTTATCGAACGGAAACTGGAATCTAGGGGGCATGCTAGCGGTGGGCAGTGGATGCGTTGCTGCGCTAACACTCGCATTCAGTTTTTCTACTAGCCCGTTAGTGACACTCTTTATCATGTTCGCAATCGGGGCTTCTCAAGCCATAAAGGATTTAGCGGAACGTACTTCTTACCAAACAAGCGTTCCCGCTTCAGAGCTTCCACCGTTATTTGCGGCCCAATCATCACTTACCTCAATTCTATATGGTGTATCATTATTATTATCTGGTTGGTTAGCGGATACTGTAGGTATTCAAACGCTCTACATCTACGCATCAATTGGATTTTCTCTTTCCTTTATCGGTGCTCTTACGTATCGGATGAATGGACTAAAAGTAAATAGATACATCGATACGGAAGAAACGGTGAGTTAA
- a CDS encoding ABC transporter ATP-binding protein, whose product MDLNFSLAEPDVKAAVQAVGTDIEYCVPANLSLLGYRTAGFLVIGQNKWAYIEHGQAKETGIIADSWEYKVIPLIGNIVLETEDEQGKRILVRSSMEHAPRFGYIAQVLNDKSAARKVRIFNNDEENVCVKCGDRLVQGTRVCPRCMSKSAAFKKLFGVSKQHWKPLAMGLIVMIAASAIALAGPYFQEILINGVLQPSDGHSPSMKLFYFALAAMIGGLVAGELLAIIRARVMANVSSNIAADLRKMVYERVLSLPLGFMTSQRAGDIMNRVTADTDRIRQLIQELCTTAIYQMILLVAASSLLFSADWRLACVVLLPAPIVAYMNMYIWKHVLWKLYQKQWAIYDRGSSFLHDVLSGIRVVKAFGKEATEIKKFRSHNSDFAAATIRTESLFNMLAPITNYLIQLGQYVVLLLGSNMILNNQMNVGELIKFSMYASMVFGPIAWMMFMPRWVSNAMISIDRVFSVIDEQPDVVETDKTVRHTIHGEVSFRSVYFGYNSYEPVLKDVSFDIRNGEMIGLVGHSGSGKSTLINLVSRFYDVNEGQIKIDGVDIRDIQKDDIHSQIGVVLQETFLFTGTILDNIRYSKPQATEEEVIRAARIANAHSFIINLPDGYDTLLQENGNNISGGERQRLAIARAILNDPPILILDEATSALDIETESVIQTALQQVMRGRTTIAIAHRLSTLRNADRLMVLEKGKIAEIGSHAELIEKKGIYYTLITAQREMSKKEQTG is encoded by the coding sequence ATGGATTTGAATTTTTCGCTTGCAGAGCCGGATGTGAAAGCTGCTGTGCAGGCTGTCGGAACTGACATTGAATATTGTGTGCCCGCTAATCTGTCGCTACTTGGCTACCGTACGGCCGGATTTCTGGTTATCGGGCAGAATAAATGGGCTTACATCGAGCATGGTCAAGCGAAGGAAACCGGTATTATTGCTGACTCATGGGAGTACAAAGTCATTCCGCTTATCGGAAATATTGTGCTGGAGACCGAAGATGAGCAGGGAAAGCGTATCCTCGTCCGCTCCTCCATGGAGCATGCTCCACGCTTCGGTTATATTGCACAAGTGCTGAATGATAAATCAGCAGCCCGCAAAGTTCGGATTTTCAATAATGATGAGGAAAACGTCTGTGTTAAGTGCGGTGATCGACTAGTGCAAGGAACCCGTGTATGCCCCAGATGCATGAGCAAGTCCGCGGCGTTCAAAAAGCTGTTCGGTGTCTCGAAGCAGCATTGGAAGCCGCTGGCGATGGGTCTTATTGTCATGATAGCGGCTTCCGCTATTGCACTGGCAGGACCTTATTTTCAGGAAATTCTGATTAACGGTGTCTTGCAGCCGTCTGACGGACATAGTCCGAGCATGAAGCTGTTCTATTTCGCACTTGCCGCCATGATCGGAGGACTTGTGGCCGGAGAACTGCTGGCGATTATTCGGGCACGGGTCATGGCGAATGTCAGCTCCAATATTGCCGCCGATCTGCGCAAAATGGTGTATGAACGAGTACTGAGCCTGCCGCTTGGCTTCATGACCTCTCAACGGGCGGGAGATATAATGAACCGGGTAACGGCGGATACAGACCGGATTCGGCAATTGATTCAAGAGCTATGCACAACAGCAATCTATCAAATGATTTTGCTGGTTGCGGCTAGTAGCCTACTCTTCAGCGCTGACTGGCGCCTGGCATGTGTTGTGCTGTTGCCTGCCCCTATTGTCGCCTACATGAATATGTACATCTGGAAACATGTGCTCTGGAAACTGTATCAAAAACAGTGGGCAATCTACGACCGGGGGAGTTCTTTTCTGCATGATGTGCTGAGCGGAATCCGGGTTGTCAAGGCATTCGGCAAGGAAGCCACGGAGATCAAAAAATTCCGGTCCCATAACAGTGATTTTGCTGCCGCTACGATAAGAACCGAGAGTCTGTTCAACATGCTGGCCCCGATAACGAATTATTTAATTCAGCTTGGCCAATATGTTGTGTTGCTGCTTGGCTCTAACATGATTTTGAACAATCAGATGAATGTAGGTGAACTGATCAAGTTCAGCATGTATGCGTCCATGGTGTTTGGACCGATCGCCTGGATGATGTTCATGCCAAGATGGGTCTCCAATGCGATGATTTCCATTGACCGCGTTTTTTCGGTCATTGACGAGCAGCCGGATGTAGTGGAGACTGATAAAACAGTGAGACATACGATTCATGGCGAGGTTTCGTTCCGCAGTGTGTACTTTGGCTATAACTCCTATGAGCCGGTGCTGAAGGATGTGTCTTTTGATATTCGTAATGGGGAAATGATTGGGTTGGTGGGTCATTCGGGATCGGGCAAGTCTACCCTGATTAATCTGGTCTCCCGCTTCTATGATGTGAATGAAGGTCAAATTAAAATTGATGGTGTAGACATTCGGGACATCCAGAAGGATGACATTCACTCCCAGATTGGTGTCGTGCTTCAGGAGACCTTCCTATTCACAGGCACGATACTTGATAATATCCGTTACTCTAAGCCGCAAGCGACGGAGGAAGAAGTCATCCGGGCGGCCAGAATTGCTAATGCGCATTCATTTATTATCAATCTGCCGGATGGGTACGACACGCTGCTTCAGGAGAACGGGAACAATATATCCGGTGGTGAGCGCCAGCGTCTGGCAATTGCAAGAGCGATTCTGAATGATCCGCCAATTCTTATTCTGGATGAAGCGACTTCTGCACTCGATATTGAGACGGAAAGTGTCATTCAGACGGCGCTCCAGCAGGTAATGAGAGGAAGGACAACGATTGCGATTGCCCACAGGCTGTCAACACTCCGCAATGCCGACCGGCTGATGGTACTGGAGAAAGGCAAGATTGCAGAAATTGGCTCCCATGCCGAGCTAATAGAGAAAAAAGGCATTTACTACACACTGATTACAGCCCAGAGGGAGATGTCGAAGAAAGAGCAGACGGGGTAA
- a CDS encoding NCS2 family permease: protein MDNWFKLKERGTTVSTEIIAGITTFFTMVYIVIVNPGILSSTGMDFNGVFIATVLASIVATLIMGIGSNYPIVIAPGMGLNAFFAYSVVAGYGVSWQVALGAVFIAGLLFIILSLTSFRYMLLDAIPASLKHAITAGIGLFITTVGLQNSGIIADSESNLITIGNLAEPMTYLTIIGLIITVVLMAYNVKGYLFIGMVVTAVLAWIMGLFQMPESIVSLPQGLTSTAFQLDLAGVFSNGLYTIIFTFLLITLFDTTGTMLGVAEQAGLLKEGKFPRSRGALLADAVGTTTGALLGTSPTSAYIESSTGVAAGGRTGLTAVTVSVLLALTLFFTPIVSVISGIPAITSPALIIVGYFMISVISKINWKDLEETFPAFLIIILTPLTHSIATGIGVGFIFYPVLKLLRGKGKDVHPIFYIFAVLFFIQLVFLDH from the coding sequence ATGGACAATTGGTTCAAACTAAAAGAAAGAGGTACGACTGTTTCAACAGAGATCATCGCAGGGATCACGACTTTCTTCACAATGGTATACATAGTTATCGTAAACCCGGGAATACTCAGCAGCACAGGAATGGACTTTAACGGAGTATTCATTGCTACGGTGTTGGCGAGTATTGTGGCGACGCTGATTATGGGAATCGGGTCCAATTATCCGATTGTCATAGCGCCTGGCATGGGTCTGAATGCATTCTTTGCCTATAGTGTAGTTGCTGGATATGGGGTGTCTTGGCAGGTTGCACTAGGAGCTGTATTTATAGCAGGGCTTTTGTTTATTATTTTATCGCTTACTTCATTTCGTTACATGCTGCTTGATGCCATTCCTGCGAGTCTTAAGCACGCGATAACAGCAGGGATTGGATTGTTTATTACAACGGTCGGCCTGCAAAATTCCGGGATTATTGCCGATTCAGAATCAAATTTGATTACGATCGGGAACTTGGCAGAGCCTATGACTTACCTGACCATTATCGGTTTGATTATCACGGTTGTGCTTATGGCTTACAATGTAAAAGGTTATCTGTTCATCGGAATGGTGGTAACAGCGGTTCTTGCCTGGATCATGGGACTATTTCAAATGCCGGAGTCGATTGTATCCTTGCCGCAAGGCCTCACGTCAACGGCTTTCCAACTGGATTTGGCAGGCGTATTCTCTAATGGTTTGTATACCATCATATTCACGTTCCTGTTGATCACGCTGTTTGATACGACGGGGACAATGCTCGGCGTTGCTGAACAAGCAGGACTGCTGAAGGAAGGTAAGTTTCCGCGCTCACGCGGCGCCCTATTGGCAGATGCTGTAGGGACTACGACTGGCGCTTTGCTCGGAACAAGCCCAACATCGGCTTATATCGAGTCCAGCACAGGGGTGGCTGCAGGAGGAAGAACAGGACTGACGGCGGTTACGGTAAGTGTACTGCTTGCTCTTACTTTGTTCTTTACACCTATCGTTAGTGTGATATCAGGTATCCCGGCGATCACTTCTCCGGCACTGATTATTGTGGGTTACTTTATGATTAGCGTAATCAGCAAAATCAATTGGAAGGATCTCGAAGAAACATTTCCTGCCTTCCTGATTATCATACTTACTCCGTTGACGCACAGTATTGCGACAGGCATCGGCGTAGGCTTCATTTTCTATCCGGTACTCAAGCTGCTTCGCGGAAAGGGTAAGGATGTTCATCCGATATTCTACATTTTTGCGGTATTGTTCTTCATCCAGCTTGTATTCCTGGACCACTAA
- a CDS encoding DUF1854 domain-containing protein produces MSSSASQKKTTPAQDTELQKEKGVAGSLSDAADIHYLTEDNATFHKTEGRMLSVTVGEKTHPVVYVHCSFPHTNRRMYLSIRTVENKEIGMIHSLEDFTEETAQLLEEQLQIRYFTPEISRLINVKEEFGYSYWEAETTGGLCRFTVRGGGGNAKLVTPDRLLVTDVDGNRFVIPNINKLTDKEYRMVELCMYG; encoded by the coding sequence ATGAGTTCGTCTGCATCACAGAAGAAGACAACTCCAGCCCAGGATACAGAGCTACAGAAGGAAAAGGGCGTGGCCGGTTCGCTGTCCGATGCCGCCGACATTCACTATCTCACAGAGGATAATGCAACATTTCATAAAACGGAAGGTCGGATGTTATCCGTAACGGTGGGGGAAAAGACGCATCCAGTCGTGTATGTACATTGCTCTTTCCCTCATACGAATAGACGCATGTATTTGTCCATCCGGACGGTTGAAAACAAGGAAATTGGTATGATCCACAGTCTGGAGGATTTTACGGAAGAGACAGCGCAGCTGTTAGAGGAGCAGCTGCAAATCCGTTATTTCACTCCAGAAATTAGCAGGTTGATTAACGTGAAGGAGGAGTTTGGCTACTCCTACTGGGAAGCAGAGACGACAGGCGGACTATGCCGATTCACAGTCAGAGGTGGTGGTGGCAACGCCAAGCTGGTAACCCCAGACCGACTGCTCGTCACTGACGTGGACGGTAATCGGTTTGTCATCCCAAATATAAATAAGCTGACAGACAAGGAATACCGGATGGTAGAGCTATGTATGTATGGTTAA